GGCTTACTAGCAAGAAAGTATGTTGTCATCCACTGTGAAATTAGTAAACAACGTGTAAGAAGAAGCTTTGGAAAAATTAgcatttatttgatttgggttccTATTGAGAGAGTTCTCAGAGTCTATATATGGATCATTGATGTAAAAGAATTatgaattcagtagtatttcacaTTTACTGACTCAGATATCTAAATCTGTCTCTGGAAATAGTGCGGGACATGATACTAAAAGTTAAAGTTACTGATAAATGTGTGAGCTTGTGAGTTTAACTAACTTTCCATGGTCACCTCTTCCGGATCTGTATTTAGTCAAACTACGACTAAAGAGGCATGTTTTTTTGACAAACGAGTGGTGACATTTCTTTCGTTCGCCTGTTATTTTCCATAATTGGTGTTTTGATAAATAAAGttttatatattagaaattaTCTGTTTTTGTTACCCAGTCAACGTGGGCCAATTTTTTATAACTTAGATAAGATGTAAGTTGTAACAAAATATTGAAGATTTTTAGCAGCAAAACCTAAGTAACAGGTTATAGCAGATTATACAACAGAAAACTTCTCCACAAGTAAATCAatccaattaaaaatattaattaactatCCACTAATCTTTCCATTCATTTTTGATACTCCAATAGATAAGCAAGTTAATTGTCTTTCCACTTGTTTCCTAGATCGATCTTTCTTTCATTCCTTGTATATTTCATTTCCAGAAATCTAGCGCTTGctttgatacatatatacattaaaatttcacatcaataaaatatatataaaaaatacatctAGAATTAAGGTGGAACTTAGCAACAACAAGGGTAGTGTATATTGAGATCTTATTCTTACTTTTTAAAGATAGATTGTTTCTTCTAGACCCTCGAttcaaagaaagataaaaaagtgGCGGTAGCTGCAACCAAAAATAATAGCAAGATAATTAAGATAATCCAGACTAAAAAAAAGCATATAGTAATAGAAAtcaaggaataaaataataaaagaataataatattaatactcTGGAAACAGAAAAGAAATATGGCGGACTACTTATTTACCTTCTATTCTAATTCTTAATCTCCACAACCTCCTATTTGGGTAATTTCGTTGGTGAGCTGAAATTGCCATGTCTTGCCTAATCACCTCACTACAATGTTTTTGTCATACCTGTACCCTCTTCAAGCACATTATGACCAATCTCTCACGCTTTTTTATCAGGACATTTGCACATCTCCTCTTTACATGTCTGAATCACTCAACCTCATTTCCCGCATCTTCTCCTGTACAGAGGTCACTCCCACCTTGTCCCCCATATCTTTATTCCTAGCTAATCTTATCTCTCCAGGTATGTCCATACATTCATCTCAGCATCTTCACTTTTGCTACTCTCGTCTTATTAGACATGAGAGTTCTTGATAGCCAATTCTCCGACCATATAAGTAGTTGGTCTAACCACTACTCCTTAGAACTTACCGCTAATTTGGTGACACATTCTGGTCACACAAAACACCGGATgagagcctccatttcatctatACCGCCCAATACGATGTGATATATCCTTGCCAAGCTCTCAATTACCTTGGATTGCTAACCCAGGTACTTAAAACTTTCTTAGGGATACCTAAAtgattatctttttatattcATACCAAAGGAATAATAACGGAGTGATTGGATGGAAGTAATAAAACTAAGAAACCAATTCTCTTGTATATGCAAGTGTAAACAGCATGTTAGGTTATTTTAGCATATTATAAACTTCTTGTATATGAATAATCCTCGTGTTCTCATTCAATTTACAATATCTACGaggtttattttagttttgcaaGCTACAGCTTCCTTGAGCTGGCCATTGCTAGATTTCTACATTACACTGATAGATTTCTTATTCCAATCTATCAGTTGGTATTAGTGCCAATAAACCAACCGTTGCTTTATAGCCACAATTGATTTTCGAGAGATTGAAAGCTTGATTTCCTAAGGATTAACAAATTCTTTGCTCCAATCTTGTTTATCCCCAGTTTTATTACACCAACACCATGAGAGTCAAATAAGTAATGTTGCTCAAACGACTACAAGCGCCAGAGCCCAAACTCGAGTTCTGGTCAAAGGCGTAGAAACAAAAAACGAACATTAGGGACAGGTATATTTTAGTCGAGTGCCTATTGTATGGACATCAACGAAGACAGTCGCCCCTGTCAAAATaggaataagaaaaagaaacacAAAAATTATTGCTCCTGCAATCTATGGGATCATTTCATCAATTGATTTGAATCCATACACTGCCTGAACATACAAGATATCTGGTGAGCGgaaaaaattgacaaatgagacCAAAAAGAAAAATCCTACCTTATTACAACAGAAATTTAAGATGCAAAAGCCCGAGCCACAAAATTCGTATTGAGGACTCAAATTAGAGGGGATGGGACAAGAAACTTCTCTACAACCCTCTGTTTAACTCTCTGACAGAAAACCGCTGGTAAAAAAGAACCTCTGCTGCACTGGCTAGGAACTGCACACTAGTGTACAGAGTTAACAAAGTTACCTATTTCTTGAATGATGGGTTCTTTTGCTTGGGAATGTACTTTGTCTTAATACCCTTTGTAGGCTTTGGCCTAAATTTGTCCTTATTGTTTCTACTTGAAGATGAATTAAGAACTCCATCTTTTGCTAACTGATTGTCAGCTCTGGAAACAACACACTGTTCTCCAGAATCCGATGCTGGGACTGTTTTTGAACTGGTATTTGGCACGTCTGGGCGCCCTGACAGCTCAGTGTCAGGAGAAATCACTAATGTGACATGATCTCCAGCAATGGCCTCCCTCCATCCTAAATCGATTTTCAGATCAATCAGAATAAAAGAGAAGCAGACAATACTTGAAGCTGAATGGCTGTTTGGGTGTGTATGTAATATATAGGAAGTGTGAGCTAGTAAAAACATACTCTGAGAAAGAAAAGTTTTTGCCGCGATACTTGAACATCCCAAATCTTGATGTGCATTTCCATCAGGAACCTGACAATTCTTACGGCTGCCAGAGCTGCCCAGGGCAAACGACTGCAAAGGAGAGGATGTCCAATCATCAAACTTCAAAGACATGACACCCTCTTCAGGATCTTGTCTTCCAACTTCATGCCTCACAGGCCTCCAAAGCTTGGCAGCTGCTCTGCTTGCCCCAATCTGAAAAGCATTACGCTTAGCTAGCTTCTCTACAATATTGCACTTTCTGGGCATGGCATGCTCTGTGATTCCAAAATCATCTCTTGCTTCGGCAGGGCAGTTTCCCTGTTGGTCAGTGCTGCAATCTTTCACTGGAATAGATATAGAACCAATCATCACTTCAGAGTTTCTCTGCTTTTGATCTATTGCCTCTTTCCGCACCTCCAGTATTGAAGCATCATCACTTCCCACTCTAACTTTTCTTGTCCATATCTTACTGCTATTAACAGGGGTACCACTGTCCTTGTGCTTCTGTAAAGGTTCAACTTTTGCTTGATGATTTTGATTGTTACCATTTTGCCCAAACCTCTGTGATTTTGGAGCTTGCCACTCAGCATTGGCAGAAAGCCGTCGATTATTGGCAGACACTGGTTGGGGTTCAACATTCTGAACTTTAACCGAATCCAGGTGATGGTGAGAGAGATCACGTTGGGATTCAACGCTCATATCTTCATTGCTGGAGAAGGTAGAGGGGTCCAGCGGTACATCAGGATTATTTAAATAGGAGTCAGACGGTCCTGGAAGGCTATGTACTTCTGCCAATGGAATCTCAAAACAATCAGCTAGCACCTCCAGGTTTCTTTTTTCCTCACTTGATTGTTCCCTTGCTTTCTGTTCTTTCTGTCGAagctttttcacctttttcctctctAATAGCTCAGCTTGCCTAGCACATCACGTCAGAAATAATTGAAGGAATTCAAATAATAGCTACACCACATTGAAGCAGAAAAACCAAGATTCACTAAGATAAGAAGTACCAAAAATTTTTAACAACTGGCAGGCCGAGGCCAATGGACGGGCCACATTCAAGCAAGGGGGACCATTTGATACCTCTTGCtcaatttttttacttattacaCATGTATGATGcaatccaaaaataataaaatgcatgAAAAAAAAAGGGTTGAACCCCCGTGACTTGAAAGGGAAGCTTTGATATAACCTAATTTTATAAAAGTTGAATTCCCTTGATGAAATTTTTGGCTCCGCCACTGGCTGAGGCATTAAGTTTTACATCGTTGACTTAACTAATCTTTTCATTTGAAGCAGATTAGAAACTGTAATGAATGTACAATTTCCTGTTGGCTTTTTTCCAATGTCAAACTTGCTCCATCCCCTTAGGGTGAATGCTTACAAGTCCTGTCTTTATCTACTTaacctaacaaataaaataagTCACTTCTGGCTGGAATGAATTGAGCTATTTGACCGGTCAATTAAGATGCAGTTATCAAAATCCCCAAGCTCACAGCACTGTATCTTCTCATTCgggaaaaaaaaacaacaacaaacaaacgaaaataccccccccccccaaaaaaaagtaTCTGCAGAGATGCTTCAAAAATAAGGGTACTAAACTACAGGAGCACATCTTCAGAtcacataaaatatttttattccaaAAATAATCATGCCATAAGCATCAACAGCTtatcccatacaaataataagaAACACAACTTTACCAAGTCTTAACTAATCATTCAGACATAGGAGCAATGACGATAGACCATAACCTCAGTAAAATACACGACAAAGGAAGAATATCAAGATGAGCTGATATGGTAAAAGTGTCTCACCTTTTTTGAGCAGCTTCTTCCTCCTCAAAAAGCAACTTTTGGCATCTCAAAGCTTCAGCATGTTTGTAAGCAACCCATGCTTTAACCTGAGCATAAATAACACTAGTTACTGTGGATGTTGGTTCAATGGACAGAATCAGGTAAAGCATAACCAAAGCATACTTCCAATAATAAAAATCGGAACCGAACTTAACAGTATGATATAAATAGTTAAATACAGATGTGAAAATATATATAGTTTCAACACATGAAGTCGGAAAGGTCTTTGGAACACTGAAAAGATTCAAATGAATAGAACTACCAGCTTCTGTTCAAAAAGGAAGCTAGTGCAAGCAACCAGATTGTTTGAGTTGAAACCAATTTTGGCAGCTTCTCCTTCGAAAACATATTTTTCCACGGACTCAGCTGTGCCAGTACATAAGAATGTTCTCTCACTAGCATCATCAAGGATGTTGAATAATTCCTTGGAGGTCACTGGAAGCCCGGAAGGTTTAGCTTGGATGACTTCCTGCAAATTGATCCTATTTAGCGTCATTAGCTCTtatctcatttttcttttgtCATTGGTTCAATAACATTTGGTAGAAAATGGAAATAGAGAACTAACCAACAACTTTGAACCAGCCTTTACATAAACACGAGGAAGAGACCAAAACCCTGGTTTTCCCAAAGCTGTTGCCAAGGCATGAACAAGTGAAGATCCAGAAATTTCCTAAAAGAAATATGTCAATCACGATCTAATACTCTGTAAGATGTGGGATGGGAAAAATGTATTATGAAGCTCTTTCTCATCTTTGACAGATCAACAGTCACTTCAGACAATTTTTTACGAGTAGCCAAAAAAAACTCTGTTAGTCGAGAACagtttcaaaaagatttttagcATAATGCTCAATGATTATagcaaattatctctgaaaacaCGGAAAGAGAGACTAAAGTCCATCCAAACCCTGGAGGGATAAGCTGTGATTTCTCATATAGAAAGGGAGGACCACATGCATGTTTTTGAGCCCGTTTGACAAGgattcaaaaaatagttttttagcttatgtgcttaaaagttgaaaataagtACTTATAAATTAAtcagataagtgtttggatagaagtgatgaaactgaaaaaaagttgttgatgtgtttggtaaaaaaGTGTTGTTAAACACTTTTTcgttgttaaaatgacttaaatgtccttgAAActgttaacaccataaataagctgaattatatataatttttaattctaataattcaaaaacaaaggAGAAAGACGAAGAGGAAACTCGAGGGAAGAAACGGAGAGacgacaaagagaaaaagaaagaaaagcaatatatttaagggctacaaTTCAGGTTATTGTTGGAATTGaaggaaaatataagggataaaaaggtaaatgtcTTGGTCaaacttaaaagaattttaatctaaaaagtaaaaaactgGGGTTACCCAGCTTCAcactttttgctttttttaaacagtttttagcttttttaagtacttttttattttaccaaacacctaaaaaaaagctaaaaaagagattaaaagctGATTTGACCATCCAAACGGACTCTCTATCTTCTTTTCTCAACTTCACACTATCTACCAGAACAAATTAGGAGGATATAACTTGCTGCGCACTGTGAATAGCCTAGGTGATATTCTATTATAGTCAAACTTCTCTACAACAGCCTCGTCCGTTCCGatgttttatggcttttatagtGGTATGCTGTTATACACCTATAACAATATTTGACATTTAAATCTTATTCGACTTTTATAGagaaaacttatccaaaattttcaatttttcatttttttagtaaaaaatataacaaactaTGTAAATTTAGAATCACAGAAGATATTCATATTTCGGttaattaaaaatgaaagaaagctAATACATCATGAATAAATTTAGACCCTTACAAGATGAAAACGTCTGTCCAAcagaaaaaaaatatgtgttgatctttcatttttttttttaattaccgAAGTATGTACTGATGTAATATTCTTTGTAAAAAGTGGTGTAatgtattaatttttaaaaatatttggtcaaaataCTATCACTATTATtaattaacaataacaacaataacaatataccaagtgtattcccacaagtggggtctggggagggtggtgTGTATGCAGCCTTACACCTACATTGTGaagatagagagactgtttccaataAACTCATAATAAAAAGTATCAAAAGGAAGATATCGTCGTGAAGCAAGCATGCTGAACATAATGGAGAAAAACATTAATAGTGTTTTCCTTATTACGAAAATACAAGTCTAGCAACAAAAGTTCAAAATTTGAGCAAGTATGCTATAAGAATGTATTGTTATAATTGTGGATGTTGTTGTTATAAGTACGATTTTGTGATAGAGAggtaaaatataacataaaaaattggTGCGAAAGAAAACTTGATTGTTATAGTGAAATAAGTTATAGAGAGGtcctcctctctctctctctctccccccctctctctctccccCAACGGCTCtctcccccctctctctctctccctaccctctctccaccCCCAGCTTACCGGCCCCGGTACCCGGCGCCGACCCGATCCGGCCGCCGGCTCCGACCAACGGTCGCCGGAGCTGACCAGACCGCCGGCGACGACCTCCGGTCGCcggctctccctctctctctctctccctacccccgCTCCATCCCAAGCGCACCggccccggtccccggcgccgtcgctgaacgTCGGAGCCGACCAGATCcgaccgccggctccgacctccggtccccggcgctGACCCGACCTGACCCCCGGTCGTCGCTCCCCGGCGTTGACCCGACCCCCCCCGCCGGTTCATACCCCCCCCTCGTCGGACCCCAGCTGTTCATACCCCACCCCCCAGTTGttcaccccccccccctccccgtactgctccccccccccccccccggcggGGTCcggacccccccccccccagcccGGCATTCAACCAGCTGCCGCCCGGTCCCCAGCCGCCAACTTGGTCTCCAACAGGCCGACACTCCGCCTGCACCCGCCAcgccgtctccagcagccgcagccccaagcgaaatccggtgacttctaacctttgttatttcgttatttcatattgcattttAATTCATTCTTTCATATTCCATGCTTAGTACTATGCTCGTAGTAGCCcgtgtaccttgacttgcgtgggatttgtgaACATTGCCtgttgtctgttgtctgttgttgctgttgctgtggtcgcttCTTAGTTTTTGCTTCGGGAGTTTTCCTTTGAACGTGTGTGTGTCGTGTATCTcattgctgctgctttgatattgCCACCGGGtatatccttatattttcctactttttcgtgtagttgtggctatGGGTGGTAATGAGtggttagggtcatgtccgagggggttggggcgtggggctgtggtgggggcgggagatggggagagagcgggagtgggtgggaggccaaggtttggccgagggggggtagtggggggcgcgtggatagcgacggtaggctgagggttgggtcttggaatatagggacccttcaggggaagtccatagagctggtgaagattcttaggaagagaaggatcaaccttgcgtgtgtccaagagaccaagtgggtagggtctaaggctagggatgtggacggttacaagctgtggtactctgggagcgacaggcgtaggaatggagttggcatcttggtagatgaagagcttagaggccaggtagtggaggtgaaaaggatcaacgataggttgatgactattaagttggtcattcgggggtttaccctgaacgtgtgtagtgcctatgcgccgcatgtgggatcggagggggaggagaagatgcggttctgggaggctttggaggaggtggtgagaggcgtgcccagttcggagaagattgttgtagcaggggatttcaacgggcacatcggggcgctaccgggaggctttggggatgtgcatggtggttttggttttggggagagaaatgaagagggtgcgaccctattggagtttgcgagggcgtttgggctggtggtggtgaactcgggcttcccgaagaaggac
The Capsicum annuum cultivar UCD-10X-F1 chromosome 6, UCD10Xv1.1, whole genome shotgun sequence DNA segment above includes these coding regions:
- the LOC107853468 gene encoding uncharacterized protein LOC107853468 isoform X2, yielding MNCCNYIITMPVAKLSIGGTPDAMKDDEVNYSLDTSFRQAMGKENLLPLPRMGESPVQWIQWLHSIDQPDITAWPLSYASKFQMQKCEKCSREFCSPINHRRHIRLHRRSLNFDKESRKYRDLLGAFWDKLSVDETKEVVSLHGISLEEISGSSLVHALATALGKPGFWSLPRVYVKAGSKLLEVIQAKPSGLPVTSKELFNILDDASERTFLCTGTAESVEKYVFEGEAAKIGFNSNNLVACTSFLFEQKLVKAWVAYKHAEALRCQKLLFEEEEAAQKRQAELLERKKVKKLRQKEQKAREQSSEEKRNLEVLADCFEIPLAEVHSLPGPSDSYLNNPDVPLDPSTFSSNEDMSVESQRDLSHHHLDSVKVQNVEPQPVSANNRRLSANAEWQAPKSQRFGQNGNNQNHQAKVEPLQKHKDSGTPVNSSKIWTRKVRVGSDDASILEVRKEAIDQKQRNSEVMIGSISIPVKDCSTDQQGNCPAEARDDFGITEHAMPRKCNIVEKLAKRNAFQIGASRAAAKLWRPVRHEVGRQDPEEGVMSLKFDDWTSSPLQSFALGSSGSRKNCQVPDGNAHQDLGCSSIAAKTFLSQRWREAIAGDHVTLVISPDTELSGRPDVPNTSSKTVPASDSGEQCVVSRADNQLAKDGVLNSSSSRNNKDKFRPKPTKGIKTKYIPKQKNPSFKK
- the LOC107853468 gene encoding uncharacterized protein LOC107853468 isoform X3 produces the protein MPVAKLSIGGTPDAMKDDEVNYSLDTSFRQAMGKENLLPLPRMGESPVQWIQWLHSIDQPDITAWPLSYASKFQMQKCEKCSREFCSPINHRRHIRLHRRSLNFDKESRKYRDLLGAFWDKLSVDETKEVVSLHGISLEEISGSSLVHALATALGKPGFWSLPRVYVKAGSKLLEVIQAKPSGLPVTSKELFNILDDASERTFLCTGTAESVEKYVFEGEAAKIGFNSNNLVACTSFLFEQKLVKAWVAYKHAEALRCQKLLFEEEEAAQKRQAELLERKKVKKLRQKEQKAREQSSEEKRNLEVLADCFEIPLAEVHSLPGPSDSYLNNPDVPLDPSTFSSNEDMSVESQRDLSHHHLDSVKVQNVEPQPVSANNRRLSANAEWQAPKSQRFGQNGNNQNHQAKVEPLQKHKDSGTPVNSSKIWTRKVRVGSDDASILEVRKEAIDQKQRNSEVMIGSISIPVKDCSTDQQGNCPAEARDDFGITEHAMPRKCNIVEKLAKRNAFQIGASRAAAKLWRPVRHEVGRQDPEEGVMSLKFDDWTSSPLQSFALGSSGSRKNCQVPDGNAHQDLGCSSIAAKTFLSQRWREAIAGDHVTLVISPDTELSGRPDVPNTSSKTVPASDSGEQCVVSRADNQLAKDGVLNSSSSRNNKDKFRPKPTKGIKTKYIPKQKNPSFKK
- the LOC107853468 gene encoding uncharacterized protein LOC107853468 isoform X1; translated protein: MLLYRLRITSLEIIMPVAKLSIGGTPDAMKDDEVNYSLDTSFRQAMGKENLLPLPRMGESPVQWIQWLHSIDQPDITAWPLSYASKFQMQKCEKCSREFCSPINHRRHIRLHRRSLNFDKESRKYRDLLGAFWDKLSVDETKEVVSLHGISLEEISGSSLVHALATALGKPGFWSLPRVYVKAGSKLLEVIQAKPSGLPVTSKELFNILDDASERTFLCTGTAESVEKYVFEGEAAKIGFNSNNLVACTSFLFEQKLVKAWVAYKHAEALRCQKLLFEEEEAAQKRQAELLERKKVKKLRQKEQKAREQSSEEKRNLEVLADCFEIPLAEVHSLPGPSDSYLNNPDVPLDPSTFSSNEDMSVESQRDLSHHHLDSVKVQNVEPQPVSANNRRLSANAEWQAPKSQRFGQNGNNQNHQAKVEPLQKHKDSGTPVNSSKIWTRKVRVGSDDASILEVRKEAIDQKQRNSEVMIGSISIPVKDCSTDQQGNCPAEARDDFGITEHAMPRKCNIVEKLAKRNAFQIGASRAAAKLWRPVRHEVGRQDPEEGVMSLKFDDWTSSPLQSFALGSSGSRKNCQVPDGNAHQDLGCSSIAAKTFLSQRWREAIAGDHVTLVISPDTELSGRPDVPNTSSKTVPASDSGEQCVVSRADNQLAKDGVLNSSSSRNNKDKFRPKPTKGIKTKYIPKQKNPSFKK